In Gimesia panareensis, the genomic window TTATGACACAAAACACTAAAGGCTCATGGTGGGTCCCATATGAAATTGGAGTAGCTAAACAAGCACCTCGTGTAATTACGTCATACACTAATTTGTCAGAAAATGATTTGCCTGAATACCTCAAAGAGTGGCCGAGGCTTAGAACTTATAAGTCAATTGATCTTTTTGCGATGTATTATAAATCCCAAAAAGCCATCCTGAACGAACAAATTATTGAAAAGCAGGCTACAGCAAGCCAACAGATTCAATCAGTGGATGCCTTTCATGAGCAACTAAAATTTGATCTTGGTCAGTAGCAAGGGAGAGAAATTGTGAGCACCAATTACCCTTATAATCCACTGAGTTATTCATACGGTTCAGTGACAAGACCCAAGATATTTGTTAGTTACCATCATGCCAGTAATCAGCATTGGTATGACGCTTTCTCACAGATCTTCGGAACCTATTACGAAGTGATAACAGATACCTCGCTTGATCGTCAGATAGATAGCGACAACTCTGACTATGTAAAAAGGGCAATTCGAGAGAAGAATATTACTGGCAGTTCAGTCACCATCGTTCTTTGTGGACAAGAAACCCATAAACGACGCTGGGTTGATTGGGAGATCGAAATGACTCTCAAAAAGAAGCACGCTCTGCTGGGGATCATGCTTACTTCATGTGCTCGCAACTTCCAAAATGAATACATTATTCCAGATCGCCTATTAGACAATATCAATTCAGGCTATGCATCTTGGATTGATTGGACCAATAGCCCACAGGTTCTAATGAGTGCAATTGCAGAGGCTAAAGATCGAGCAGGGTATACATCTCGGATTGATAATCATCGCCCTGCAATGCAAAGGAGTAAATCATGAATGGACTGATCCTTCTATTGGCTACGACCACCATGAATGAAGTAAACCAAAAGGCTACTGTGGAGAATCAGTCGAATAGTTTCTATGACTTTTTCTCAGTAAAACTCGAATGGAGTGGTATCGACGTTCATGTCGGATGGCTATTAGTCATTTTATTAGCAAGCCTAGCCATGGCTTTGAAATACGTAGGTCCGTGGATTCGCAAGAGAAAGTGGTCAACCAATAAAGTAGAAATCGCTTTTCCTAATCTCTTCAAAATGGAGATCTGTCCGGACCACGAAACAGCAAGAGTTGCCTATCAAGCATGGGTTGAAATCAGAACCCGAAAGGTGGGACTTCGCTTCGATCCCGACCATGATGTTATTGCCGAAGTGTACGACTCGTGGTACCAACTGTTTCAGGTTTTGAGAGACCTAACAAAGACAATTGGAGTCCGGCACCTCAAAGAGTGCGAGGAAACTCAAAAACTTGTGACGGTCCTCATACGCGTCATGAACGAGGGATTACGCCCACATTTGACTCAGTGGCAAGCAAAATACCGGCGATGGTGGGAAGCTGCTCTAAAGAATTCAGAATATGAAGAAATGACTCCACAAGATATTCAACGGCTATATCCACAATACGGGGAATTGGTAGAAGATCTAAAGTCACTCAACTCTGATTTTGTTGAGTTCGCTAAAGCCTTGCGTGCCCTTGCCGATGGTGGAGAGGACCAATGAAGATTCGACAAGGCCCTGAATTCAAAGACGTCCAGAAACCTGCATATGAATTGCTGCGGGATCAATTCGGATATGTCTATCAATCGGCAAAGTCACTGGAAGCAGAACGGTCAAATATAAGCGATGTCATCCTGACGAAACGGCTGACCGAGAGTCTTAAGGCCATCAACCCGGGACTGTCGGATAACGGCGTCCG contains:
- a CDS encoding TIR domain-containing protein, giving the protein MSTNYPYNPLSYSYGSVTRPKIFVSYHHASNQHWYDAFSQIFGTYYEVITDTSLDRQIDSDNSDYVKRAIREKNITGSSVTIVLCGQETHKRRWVDWEIEMTLKKKHALLGIMLTSCARNFQNEYIIPDRLLDNINSGYASWIDWTNSPQVLMSAIAEAKDRAGYTSRIDNHRPAMQRSKS